A genomic window from Shewanella vesiculosa includes:
- the ftsE gene encoding cell division ATP-binding protein FtsE: MIQFEQVSKVYSGGQKALMDVNFHLRQGEMAFLTGHSGAGKSTLLKLITVIERATAGKVSINGHNIANVGPKHVPYLRRNIGMIFQNHHLLMDKTVFDNIALPLVIEGFTHGEIRKRVAGALDMVGLYGKERHLPIMLSGGEQQRVGIARAIVNKPPLLLADEPTGNLDPKLSMDILRLFEAFNDSGTSVLIATHDLGLIARMKYRTFTLREGRMLGGERSAAEENMR, translated from the coding sequence ATGATCCAATTTGAGCAGGTCAGTAAAGTCTATTCAGGGGGCCAAAAAGCCCTTATGGATGTCAATTTTCATCTCCGACAAGGTGAAATGGCCTTTTTGACTGGCCATTCTGGTGCCGGTAAAAGCACTTTGCTCAAATTGATTACCGTGATTGAACGTGCCACGGCAGGCAAGGTGTCTATTAATGGGCATAATATTGCGAATGTAGGGCCGAAACATGTGCCCTATTTACGACGTAATATCGGCATGATTTTCCAAAATCATCACTTGCTGATGGATAAAACTGTCTTTGACAATATCGCCTTACCGTTAGTCATTGAAGGCTTTACCCATGGTGAAATTCGTAAGCGTGTCGCAGGTGCTCTCGACATGGTCGGTTTATATGGCAAAGAACGACATTTACCGATAATGCTGTCTGGTGGTGAGCAACAACGCGTCGGTATCGCGCGCGCTATTGTGAATAAGCCTCCTTTACTGCTAGCCGATGAACCTACGGGTAACTTGGACCCTAAATTATCGATGGATATTTTACGCTTATTTGAGGCCTTTAATGACTCAGGTACTAGCGTGCTTATTGCCACCCATGATTTAGGTCTTATCGCGCGCATGAAATATCGCACTTTTACGCTGCGTGAAGGACGAATGCTCGGTGGGGAACGTTCAGCTGCTGAGGAGAATATGCGATGA
- a CDS encoding TerB family tellurite resistance protein, with the protein MIAKLKHFIQSHTQESSPEDKVKHLNLAAATLLLEVVYADEHLASSEAALLPAMLVNTLHISADEASELINEAKLSRHNATSLFEFTTEINSQFSVEDKQKLLLAMWKLAYADGELSQYEDQIIRRTADLLYLKHSELIQMRNIAMEIR; encoded by the coding sequence ATGATCGCAAAACTAAAGCACTTTATCCAATCCCATACTCAAGAAAGTAGCCCAGAAGACAAGGTAAAACACCTCAATCTTGCGGCAGCAACGCTGTTGCTTGAAGTTGTCTATGCAGATGAACACTTGGCATCGTCGGAAGCCGCTTTGCTACCCGCAATGCTGGTTAATACACTACATATTAGTGCAGATGAAGCCTCTGAACTGATCAATGAAGCTAAACTCAGCCGCCATAATGCCACCTCATTATTTGAGTTTACCACTGAGATCAACAGTCAGTTTAGCGTTGAAGATAAGCAGAAACTACTGCTTGCGATGTGGAAATTAGCCTATGCCGATGGTGAATTGTCGCAATATGAAGACCAAATTATTCGCCGCACAGCTGATTTACTGTATTTAAAACACAGTGAACTGATTCAAATGCGCAATATCGCCATGGAAATACGTTAA
- the yjeH gene encoding L-methionine/branched-chain amino acid transporter: MNQMNATIGRWQGAGLMATTLLGTGIFILPQMTIEVAGSASLLAWLLLTVAIIPVALVFGLLASRFPHASGPAYFIEKAFGATAGRTIGLIFLLVIPIGAPAAILMTFQFLEALISISGLGQLVAELLIVAVLLLLNIKGIQVSAKLQFMLTLLIVAVVAILFGASGLNVGQLENFAHSSHPQFSGVMLAMGIGFWSFLGIEAMTHLASDFRQPDKDLLPAMMMGTVLVGVIYLACTFLLLMVPTEGAGLAMISAFDYLLSNTFLSGYGAYIIGILGIASGLATVNVYAASAARLLWSFSKEGILPRYFDKLNPHGVPFRALFAILGSMAVVIVVTYFSSQELEDLIAWSNGVFVIIYLLAMLSAAKLLSKRYLPLVIAGCVFCIGLGIALGSNMIYATVLVLVIAPFMFWQKAHLTRKYLMSNTQG; the protein is encoded by the coding sequence ATGAATCAAATGAATGCAACAATAGGCCGCTGGCAAGGTGCAGGCTTAATGGCCACCACTTTGTTAGGCACCGGGATATTTATTTTACCGCAAATGACCATAGAGGTAGCGGGTTCAGCCTCGTTATTAGCATGGTTACTCTTAACGGTAGCAATTATCCCTGTCGCATTAGTATTTGGTTTGTTAGCCAGTCGTTTTCCTCATGCTTCTGGTCCTGCTTACTTTATTGAAAAGGCATTTGGTGCAACCGCAGGAAGAACCATTGGACTAATCTTTTTATTAGTTATCCCCATTGGAGCACCTGCTGCAATTTTGATGACCTTTCAATTTTTAGAAGCACTGATATCAATATCAGGGCTAGGTCAATTAGTCGCAGAGTTATTGATTGTTGCTGTGTTACTGCTGCTCAATATTAAAGGTATTCAAGTGTCGGCAAAGTTACAGTTTATGCTGACACTATTGATTGTTGCGGTTGTGGCAATATTATTTGGAGCCAGTGGCTTAAATGTTGGGCAGCTAGAAAACTTTGCCCACAGTAGCCATCCGCAATTTAGTGGGGTGATGTTAGCCATGGGCATTGGTTTTTGGAGCTTTTTAGGCATCGAAGCCATGACGCATTTGGCCAGTGATTTTCGTCAGCCGGATAAAGATTTGCTGCCTGCCATGATGATGGGCACGGTATTGGTTGGGGTTATTTACTTAGCCTGCACGTTTTTACTTCTCATGGTGCCAACAGAGGGTGCCGGCTTAGCCATGATATCGGCATTTGATTATTTATTATCAAACACTTTTCTCAGTGGATATGGCGCCTATATTATTGGTATTTTAGGCATAGCTAGCGGTTTAGCCACTGTCAATGTCTATGCTGCCAGTGCCGCCCGTTTATTGTGGAGTTTTAGTAAAGAAGGTATTTTGCCGCGCTATTTCGACAAGTTAAACCCACATGGAGTCCCTTTTAGAGCCTTGTTTGCGATTTTGGGCTCAATGGCGGTGGTGATTGTTGTTACCTATTTTAGCTCGCAAGAATTAGAAGACTTAATTGCATGGAGCAATGGCGTTTTTGTGATTATTTACTTACTGGCGATGTTGTCAGCGGCTAAATTACTCAGTAAACGATATTTGCCATTAGTTATTGCAGGTTGTGTGTTTTGTATTGGTTTGGGCATTGCCCTTGGCAGTAATATGATTTACGCCACGGTATTGGTGTTAGTGATTGCGCCATTTATGTTTTGGCAAAAAGCCCATCTTACGCGTAAGTATTTAATGAGTAATACCCAAGGCTAA
- a CDS encoding Lrp/AsnC family transcriptional regulator has translation MDKFDKAIVSELRLNARQSISFIAEKVSLSRSAVTERIKKLEQTGVIRGYQVLLSESQKQGVSAYFEIQHRCARCAEVIHIFTTIPEVITCQGITGDMDLLVYVHANSMQRLHEIREFIDAQADIVKIKTHVVLSEWINNQA, from the coding sequence TTGGATAAATTTGATAAAGCGATTGTAAGCGAATTACGCCTCAATGCTCGGCAGAGCATTTCGTTTATTGCCGAAAAAGTGAGTTTATCGCGCAGCGCTGTGACAGAACGAATCAAGAAGTTGGAGCAAACGGGTGTTATCCGTGGTTATCAGGTTTTACTGAGTGAGTCGCAAAAGCAAGGGGTATCAGCCTACTTTGAAATTCAGCATCGTTGCGCCCGTTGCGCTGAAGTGATTCATATTTTTACCACAATACCGGAAGTGATTACCTGCCAAGGCATCACAGGAGACATGGATTTACTGGTCTATGTACATGCTAACTCAATGCAGCGATTGCATGAAATCCGTGAATTTATCGATGCTCAGGCTGACATAGTCAAAATAAAAACTCATGTGGTATTAAGCGAGTGGATTAACAATCAAGCATAA
- the menE gene encoding o-succinylbenzoate--CoA ligase, translating into MMSPLHQAGLNYPNAIAIEEATLDQDVNSRINYARLSGLVHHVGQQLQAQGVKQGDIVACLSHNNIEMICLYWACVDAGWIFLPLSPRFADMQINQLIERFDLQWLWTDTPTRKTLIKIRHWLDIDLPKTLPQGASHSAEISPHIASNIILTSGSSGPPKAAVHCLNNHLSSARGSASFIALKVSDTWLLSLPLFHIGGLAIIHRCTLAGACIVLRNSAQPLAEQLTDNHITHVSLVPTQAIQILQQQPDAFAHISALLLGGGVIEPALIETLKQQNINAYTSYGMTEMSSQITTAKANLLGHHGYPLPSRQLSLKDGVVYVKGECLFLGYLTEQGLTLPLDDQGWFCTNDKGQLDPEGQLSILGRVDNMFICGGENIHPEQIEAVLLSHPNVAQAIVFAVTDATFGHLPGAIIDYCAVDNSHNVGSNHSHHCDHNKMAIDIDVVNLQLSQLVESTLARFKRPRQFFTWPQNVVSSGLKVPRKSIIAAIQPQINASKTAQ; encoded by the coding sequence ATGATGTCACCTTTGCATCAAGCAGGGTTAAATTACCCGAACGCCATTGCCATTGAAGAGGCCACTTTAGACCAAGATGTGAACTCTCGGATCAACTACGCTCGCTTAAGTGGTTTAGTCCATCATGTAGGGCAACAATTACAAGCTCAAGGCGTCAAGCAAGGCGACATAGTCGCATGTTTATCCCACAATAATATTGAGATGATCTGTCTGTATTGGGCCTGCGTTGATGCTGGGTGGATATTTTTACCTCTGTCGCCTAGATTTGCCGATATGCAGATCAATCAGCTTATTGAACGCTTTGATCTGCAATGGCTCTGGACCGATACTCCCACCAGAAAAACGCTAATAAAAATCCGCCATTGGCTCGATATTGATCTGCCTAAAACCTTACCTCAAGGCGCCAGCCACAGCGCTGAAATATCACCCCATATAGCTTCAAACATTATTCTCACCTCTGGTTCAAGTGGCCCACCAAAAGCAGCGGTCCATTGTTTAAACAACCATCTGAGCAGCGCCAGAGGGTCTGCGAGCTTCATTGCTCTTAAGGTATCTGACACTTGGTTATTATCATTGCCACTATTTCACATTGGTGGTTTAGCCATTATTCATCGCTGCACCTTAGCCGGCGCCTGCATTGTGCTACGAAATTCCGCACAGCCACTGGCTGAGCAACTGACTGACAACCATATTACTCATGTGTCATTAGTGCCCACCCAAGCGATTCAGATACTGCAACAGCAACCTGATGCATTTGCCCATATCAGCGCCTTACTTTTAGGTGGTGGCGTCATAGAACCCGCTCTTATTGAGACGCTAAAGCAGCAAAACATTAATGCTTACACTAGCTATGGTATGACAGAAATGAGTTCGCAAATTACCACAGCGAAAGCGAATTTATTAGGCCATCATGGGTATCCTTTACCTTCGAGACAGCTTAGCTTGAAAGATGGCGTTGTTTACGTCAAAGGCGAGTGTTTATTTTTAGGCTATTTAACCGAGCAAGGGTTAACCTTACCATTAGATGATCAAGGCTGGTTTTGTACCAATGATAAGGGCCAATTAGATCCTGAAGGGCAGCTCAGTATTTTAGGGCGAGTGGATAACATGTTTATCTGTGGCGGTGAAAATATTCATCCAGAACAAATTGAAGCTGTGTTATTAAGCCATCCAAATGTCGCCCAGGCAATTGTATTTGCAGTAACCGATGCGACGTTTGGTCACTTACCTGGCGCTATTATTGATTATTGCGCAGTAGACAATAGCCATAACGTTGGGAGCAACCATAGCCACCATTGTGACCATAATAAAATGGCGATCGATATAGACGTTGTCAACTTGCAACTGAGTCAGTTAGTAGAATCAACACTGGCACGCTTCAAGCGTCCTAGGCAGTTTTTTACCTGGCCACAAAATGTGGTTTCAAGTGGGTTAAAAGTGCCAAGAAAAAGTATTATTGCGGCAATTCAACCGCAGATAAACGCATCAAAAACAGCGCAGTAA
- the rpoH gene encoding RNA polymerase sigma factor RpoH: MTYQTQSMALAVPHSTSSLEAYIQSVTSINMLDADTEYDIAKRLQENGDLHAAKQLIMSHLRFVVHVAKGYSGYGLPQADLIQEGNIGLMKAVKRFDPDVGVRLVSFAVHWIKAEIHEYVLKNWRIVKVATTKAQRKLFFNIRKSKKRLGWFSDAEVTMVAENLGVSKADVTEMESRMAAQDPAFDLTNDSDDDNHDFAPALYLEDHSSDLADQVEHANWEADSQARLLSAIKTLDERSQHILRARWLDDNKVTLQELASTYQVSAERIRQLEKNAMNKLKSCME; encoded by the coding sequence ATGACTTATCAAACGCAATCAATGGCGCTGGCTGTACCACACAGCACTAGCAGTCTAGAAGCGTACATCCAGTCTGTGACCAGCATTAACATGTTGGATGCGGATACCGAGTACGACATCGCCAAGCGTTTACAAGAAAATGGCGATCTACATGCTGCAAAGCAACTAATTATGTCCCATCTTCGTTTTGTTGTGCATGTTGCCAAAGGTTACTCAGGATACGGTTTGCCGCAGGCGGACCTTATTCAAGAAGGTAATATCGGCTTGATGAAAGCGGTTAAACGCTTCGACCCTGATGTCGGGGTGCGTCTGGTGTCTTTTGCCGTGCATTGGATTAAAGCAGAAATTCATGAATACGTGTTGAAAAACTGGCGTATTGTGAAAGTTGCGACCACAAAAGCACAACGTAAGTTATTCTTTAATATTCGTAAATCTAAAAAACGTTTAGGTTGGTTTAGTGACGCTGAAGTGACTATGGTCGCGGAGAATTTGGGAGTATCGAAAGCTGACGTGACCGAAATGGAGTCGCGGATGGCAGCCCAAGATCCGGCTTTTGACTTAACCAATGACAGTGATGATGATAATCATGATTTTGCCCCAGCATTGTATCTAGAAGATCATTCTTCAGATTTGGCCGATCAGGTTGAACATGCTAATTGGGAAGCTGATTCTCAAGCACGTTTATTATCAGCTATCAAAACCTTAGATGAACGCAGTCAGCACATATTACGTGCGCGTTGGTTAGATGATAATAAAGTCACCTTGCAAGAGCTTGCATCGACTTATCAAGTGTCTGCTGAACGTATTAGACAGCTAGAAAAAAATGCCATGAACAAGCTTAAATCTTGCATGGAGTAA
- a CDS encoding HDOD domain-containing protein, with product MESAALLKRVDELPRLPKAVSELLDAVNNDNSTVKSISAKVAQDPLISARVLRLANSAHFGRSREVGSIDEAVIRLGMQTLRTLVIASAVIGAIPNVDGVDLADFWGETFEEALYAQEMAKRCGVPPDEAFTCAILHNIGDLLIAVVEPKMSANIRLAVQAGGDKQQLETELLGFDSPAVGALLAKTWKFTPSLVQGIQYQRDPLAAKPASKLASVIYLSHQVFRHWDDDRDEESFTAWLAGKANHEAGIIKMDMDGLADRFDELRGKGLEIGKQLA from the coding sequence ATGGAATCAGCGGCATTATTAAAACGAGTCGATGAATTACCCCGTTTACCTAAAGCGGTTAGTGAGCTGTTAGATGCGGTAAACAATGACAATAGCACGGTAAAAAGTATTTCTGCGAAAGTCGCTCAAGATCCTTTAATTAGTGCAAGGGTATTAAGACTCGCTAATTCTGCCCATTTTGGGCGAAGCCGCGAAGTAGGCAGTATAGATGAAGCCGTGATCCGCTTAGGCATGCAAACCTTACGAACCTTAGTTATTGCTTCTGCGGTAATTGGTGCCATTCCCAATGTTGATGGTGTTGACTTAGCTGATTTTTGGGGCGAGACATTTGAAGAGGCGCTATATGCGCAAGAAATGGCTAAGCGCTGTGGTGTTCCTCCAGATGAAGCCTTTACCTGCGCAATTTTACATAATATTGGCGATTTATTAATTGCTGTCGTTGAGCCTAAGATGTCAGCTAACATTCGACTCGCAGTGCAAGCGGGTGGGGATAAACAGCAACTTGAAACCGAATTACTCGGTTTTGACTCTCCTGCTGTCGGGGCATTATTAGCTAAGACCTGGAAATTTACGCCATCATTGGTACAAGGCATTCAATATCAACGAGATCCGTTAGCGGCAAAACCTGCATCTAAACTTGCTTCGGTGATTTATTTATCGCACCAAGTCTTTCGTCACTGGGATGATGATCGAGATGAAGAATCGTTTACTGCTTGGTTAGCCGGAAAGGCCAATCATGAAGCGGGTATCATCAAGATGGATATGGATGGATTAGCCGACCGATTCGATGAATTACGCGGTAAGGGTTTAGAGATAGGTAAACAATTAGCCTAG
- the menC gene encoding o-succinylbenzoate synthase has translation MSLLDHLTISRCSLYQYQIELTPYLPVGKQRIDCRKGLVLEIQLNNQQTAWVEIAPLSGLDINSQVISGFSQESLAEVQWQLQHVLANLIDQPLAILNDMAQQMSLPSLAFALSLLDAKLTHKLPIRIDNPHTQSAVVPLLYDGMSIEVMTQKLLTQGDINSVKVKVAQTDMASEIQFVYQILAIAPHVTLRLDANAGFSLEQAIDFLACLPKHKIEYIEEPCINPNDNRQIYRQLGIKYALDESLNSPQFDLDVALQQPGLGALIIKPMLLGSLEKLQNMISQAHIEGVRCILSSSLEANMGINDLRLVSQALTP, from the coding sequence ATGTCATTACTTGACCACTTAACCATCAGCCGTTGTAGCCTGTATCAGTATCAAATTGAGCTTACCCCTTACTTACCTGTAGGTAAGCAACGAATTGATTGTCGTAAAGGCTTGGTACTCGAGATCCAACTCAATAACCAGCAAACAGCTTGGGTTGAAATCGCGCCACTGTCAGGCTTGGACATTAATAGCCAAGTGATCAGCGGGTTTAGCCAAGAATCCCTTGCTGAGGTGCAATGGCAACTGCAGCATGTGTTAGCAAATTTAATTGATCAACCCTTGGCGATATTAAATGATATGGCCCAGCAGATGTCGCTACCATCGCTAGCATTTGCATTGAGCTTATTGGATGCAAAATTAACTCATAAATTGCCTATTCGCATTGATAATCCTCATACTCAATCAGCTGTAGTTCCATTACTTTATGATGGTATGTCAATCGAGGTTATGACCCAAAAGCTCCTAACACAAGGCGACATAAACAGCGTTAAAGTTAAAGTCGCTCAAACCGACATGGCAAGCGAGATCCAATTTGTGTATCAAATACTGGCTATCGCACCGCACGTCACTTTACGTTTAGATGCCAATGCAGGCTTTAGTCTTGAACAAGCTATCGACTTTTTAGCCTGCTTACCCAAACACAAAATTGAATATATTGAAGAGCCTTGCATTAACCCTAACGATAATCGACAAATATATCGCCAATTAGGGATTAAATATGCGCTTGATGAATCACTCAACTCGCCTCAGTTTGATCTAGATGTCGCCTTACAACAACCCGGTTTAGGCGCATTAATCATCAAACCCATGTTATTGGGTTCGCTGGAGAAATTGCAAAATATGATAAGCCAAGCTCATATTGAGGGGGTACGTTGTATATTAAGCTCAAGCTTAGAAGCGAATATGGGCATTAACGACTTACGCTTGGTAAGCCAAGCTTTAACCCCCTGA
- the menH gene encoding 2-succinyl-6-hydroxy-2,4-cyclohexadiene-1-carboxylate synthase, whose translation MGETTLMVMIRRFGQPQLPALLMLHGFLGSKDDWSILMPRLSQYFHCICIDLPGHGENIDTLDSPGLHQAAKLIVSKIHAMGYRQFHLLGYSLGGRIALHIADDFADSLLSLTLESAHPGLQDSQQQAARSQSDNLWANKLKYLPITDFLSLWYQQAVFSDLSKHQKQQLIAIRRINDPQRLANCFITTSLSLQQDCRTVLERLNCPCHFIYGVDDKKFAQVAIDWQASLADSAQHLQLKPLHAAGHNIHSLHPDLFTDTLLALLCPEPLTGLKER comes from the coding sequence ATGGGTGAAACAACATTAATGGTGATGATCCGTCGTTTTGGCCAACCACAATTACCCGCATTACTCATGCTGCATGGTTTTTTGGGCAGCAAAGACGACTGGTCTATTTTAATGCCACGTTTAAGCCAATATTTTCATTGTATTTGTATTGATTTACCTGGTCATGGCGAGAATATCGACACTTTAGACTCGCCGGGGTTGCACCAAGCTGCAAAGCTGATCGTCAGTAAAATACATGCCATGGGCTATAGGCAGTTTCATTTACTCGGCTATTCTCTTGGGGGGCGAATTGCACTGCATATTGCCGATGACTTTGCAGATTCACTCTTAAGCTTAACCCTCGAATCTGCTCATCCTGGTTTGCAAGACTCTCAGCAGCAAGCGGCTCGCTCCCAAAGCGATAACCTGTGGGCGAACAAACTCAAGTATTTACCCATAACGGACTTTCTCAGCCTGTGGTATCAGCAAGCTGTTTTTAGCGACTTGAGTAAACATCAAAAACAACAACTTATCGCTATACGGCGGATTAACGATCCCCAACGCTTGGCTAATTGCTTTATAACAACCTCACTGAGCTTGCAACAAGACTGTCGAACGGTACTTGAGCGCCTAAACTGCCCGTGTCATTTTATTTATGGTGTAGATGATAAAAAGTTTGCACAAGTGGCTATCGATTGGCAGGCTTCACTCGCCGATTCTGCTCAACACTTACAGCTAAAGCCATTGCATGCTGCAGGGCATAATATTCACAGCCTGCACCCTGATTTATTTACCGATACTTTACTGGCGTTATTATGCCCAGAACCGTTAACCGGTTTAAAGGAGCGATAA
- the menD gene encoding 2-succinyl-5-enolpyruvyl-6-hydroxy-3-cyclohexene-1-carboxylic-acid synthase, giving the protein MQQQTSADMNLLWGQLILEELARLGVKHVCMAPGSRSTPLTLAAASQTLLTRHIHFDERGLGFMALGLAKASNAPVAIITTSGTAVANLYPAIVEAWLTHVPLIILSGDRPPELIDCGANQAIIQPAIFAQYAKQVNLPTPDLGYPASALLSTIDHAVANQHQPVHINCMYREPLYPAELVTLAHVKKTASVTTSTYLAPLNQWFETTKPLTRYARPASAELPSTDTLMRFVHGKGVIVVGTLAPEDNAQQIVALGQKLGWPVLVDAQSQLRQHPGVIGHVDQLLLNAKANKQLEQAERILVFGGRFISKRLIQYIAQQNWHSYWQIGKYSDRLDPAHQAKDFFQASVQAVCQLPWPRSSQANWALALLPLNESLESLLKQQIDNTTFGEAQVIRAIALAQTDQDVLFIGNSLPIRLYDMYAPIATNTPAIYTNRGASGIDGLIATACGIAADKNAPTTLVIGDLSCLHDFNSLALLKQMTQPFVLVILNNDGGNIFNLLPVPNESLRNDFYRLSHGLEFGYGAAMFGLAYRQADDIESFNQAYHEAFEFNCASVIEVNVSPTQASDQITQINQWVKQH; this is encoded by the coding sequence ATGCAACAACAAACCAGCGCCGATATGAATTTGTTATGGGGTCAATTGATCTTGGAGGAACTGGCACGCTTAGGAGTTAAGCATGTCTGTATGGCACCAGGTTCTCGCTCTACTCCGTTAACATTGGCCGCTGCGAGTCAAACCTTACTGACACGCCACATTCATTTTGATGAGCGTGGATTAGGATTTATGGCCCTCGGACTGGCAAAGGCCAGTAATGCGCCTGTCGCCATCATTACTACTTCAGGTACTGCGGTGGCAAACCTTTATCCGGCCATTGTAGAAGCATGGTTAACCCATGTGCCGTTGATTATTTTATCGGGTGACAGACCGCCTGAATTGATTGATTGCGGTGCTAATCAAGCAATTATTCAGCCCGCCATATTTGCGCAATATGCCAAGCAAGTTAATTTACCGACGCCTGATCTGGGTTATCCGGCGAGTGCATTACTGAGTACTATTGATCACGCTGTGGCCAACCAGCATCAACCAGTACACATAAATTGTATGTACCGCGAGCCTCTATACCCCGCAGAATTGGTCACATTAGCTCATGTGAAGAAAACGGCTAGTGTAACAACATCAACGTATCTTGCGCCCTTAAACCAATGGTTTGAAACCACTAAGCCACTGACTCGTTATGCTCGTCCAGCTAGTGCTGAGTTACCGTCTACCGACACCTTAATGCGCTTTGTTCATGGTAAAGGCGTGATAGTAGTAGGAACTTTAGCTCCAGAGGATAATGCTCAGCAAATCGTCGCATTAGGGCAAAAGTTGGGCTGGCCAGTATTGGTCGATGCACAATCACAATTGCGCCAGCATCCTGGGGTAATTGGTCACGTTGATCAGTTATTATTAAACGCTAAAGCCAACAAACAACTTGAACAAGCTGAGCGGATATTAGTGTTTGGTGGGCGCTTTATTTCCAAACGATTAATTCAATATATTGCCCAGCAAAATTGGCATAGCTATTGGCAAATAGGTAAGTACAGCGATCGTTTAGATCCGGCCCATCAAGCTAAAGATTTTTTCCAAGCCAGTGTTCAAGCCGTATGCCAGCTCCCTTGGCCACGCTCATCACAGGCCAACTGGGCATTAGCATTATTACCGCTAAATGAGTCGTTAGAGTCGCTGTTGAAACAACAAATAGACAATACAACCTTTGGTGAAGCGCAAGTGATACGTGCAATCGCTTTAGCGCAAACAGACCAAGATGTACTGTTTATTGGTAATAGTTTACCGATTCGCCTCTATGATATGTATGCGCCAATCGCCACTAACACACCGGCAATTTATACCAATCGTGGCGCGTCGGGTATTGATGGTTTAATTGCCACTGCTTGTGGTATTGCGGCAGATAAAAATGCACCAACCACCCTAGTTATCGGCGACTTGTCTTGCTTGCATGATTTCAATTCATTGGCACTCTTGAAGCAAATGACTCAACCATTTGTGCTGGTTATTCTCAATAACGATGGCGGCAATATCTTTAATTTATTGCCTGTGCCTAATGAAAGCCTGCGTAATGATTTTTACCGCTTAAGCCATGGTTTAGAGTTTGGCTATGGTGCCGCCATGTTTGGTTTGGCATATCGACAAGCAGATGACATTGAATCGTTTAATCAGGCTTATCATGAAGCCTTTGAGTTCAATTGTGCGTCAGTCATTGAAGTTAATGTCAGCCCAACTCAAGCGAGCGATCAAATAACGCAAATCAACCAATGGGTGAAACAACATTAA